In the genome of Pempheris klunzingeri isolate RE-2024b chromosome 11, fPemKlu1.hap1, whole genome shotgun sequence, one region contains:
- the tas1r1 gene encoding taste receptor type 1 member 1, which produces MFETVFLSVGCLVLQLADGELDYLSQAQGMQLQGDYSIAGFFPLHNTDETSAGLPALCPCDEGAPNGHGFHLLQAMRFAVEEINNRTGPQPLLPGVKLGYQLYDICSVSASILAALDLVEQNYRSPSTSGTAGDTDMNYNNSQRAVAVVGPDSSSKSFAPASLLGAYLIPQISYEASNEMLSNKFLYPSFLRTIPSDKNQVAAMIQLLVHFNWTWVAILGSDNAYGLEGMRSLSKQAPQHGICIAYQGVIPAHRPDTIQEMRNTVESLLKTKVNTIVVFSSKSKLKGFFPFVVERQVTNKVWIGTEDWSTSTLITELTGIHTIGTVIGVSIKYAAISGFVEFERKVLEASLQQSDSEEVPDVTTSPGNDCLHGTGLYSLAKNNFPLGKYDITSSFNVYKAVYAVAHALHQALGCDSGQCQMRRVYPWELLHWLKQVRFSLGNTSVDFDMNGDPPTGYDIISWVWRGTNLTLREVGSFSPDPISLTVDADLIEWFSTEGSETVPLSICSPPCPRGHRRIQRGQHTCCFDCKACPAATFLNLSDSTICQPCLPEQWAPPSSEQCLNRTVLLLAWDDPLSIALLFFMATCLLMTSSSAIIFLLNLNTPVAKSAGGRTCLLMLAALTVAAMSSLCHFGQPSPLACILKQPLFMISFTVCLACITVRAIQVVCIFKFASKLPPAYDKWAKKHGPEFTIFLLSLTILFISVLRLVFKPSEPAQDLEFFKDSIVLECSDTLSLGSGFELGYVSLLSVLCFSFSYMGKDLPANYNEAKCVTFSLMVYMISWISFFTIHLISRGPFTMAAYVFAKLLSVLAFLAGYFLSKIYIIVLKPQMNTTAHFQNCIQMYTMNK; this is translated from the exons ATGTTTGAGACTGTGTTTCTGTCCGTAGGCTGCCTGGTTCTGCAGTTGGCTGATGGGGAGCTGGATTACCTCTCTCAGGCACAGGGGATGCAACTGCAGGGCGACTACTCCATCGCTGGATTCTTTCCCCTCCACAACACTGATGAAACAAGTGCTGGTTTGCCTGCTTTGTGTCCTTGCGATGA AGGTGCACCCAACGGACATGGATTTCACCTGTTACAAGCCATGAGATTTGCTGTGGAAGAAATCAACAACAGGACTGGACCGCAGCCACTTTTACCAGGAGTGAAACTGGGCTACCAGCTGTATGACATCTGCTCTGTATCAGCCAGCATCCTGGCTGCACTAGACCTGGTGGAGCAAAATTATCGGAGCCCCTCTACATCTGGGACAGCGGGAGACACAGATATGAACTACAACAACAGTCAAAGGGCAGTGGCTGTGGTTGGGCcggacagcagcagcaaatctTTTGCCCCTGCTTCTTTACTGGGGGCCTATCTTATACCTCAG ATATCATATGAAGCATCAAATGAAATGCTGAGCAACAAGTTCCTCTATCCATCTTTTCTTCGCACAATTCCCAGTGACAAGAACCAGGTGGCAGCTATGATCCAGCTTCTGGTTCATTTCAACTGGACCTGGGTCGCAATCTTAGGCAGTGACAATGCCTATGGACTGGAGGGAATGCGGAGTCTGTCCAAGCAAGCACCACAGCATGGCATATGCATCGCCTACCAAGGGGTCATCCCCGCACACAGACCTGACACAATCCAGGAAATGAGGAACACTGTGGAAAGCTTACTGAAGACCAAAGTCAACACCATCGTGGTCTTCTCCAGCAAGTCAAAACTCAAAGGCTTCTTCCCTTTCGTCGTTGAGCGGCAGGTGACAAATAAGGTGTGGATCGGGACAGAGGACTGGTCAACGTCTACTCTGATAACAGAGTTAACAGGGATCCACACCATTGGCACTGTGATCGGTGTATCCATAAAATATGCAGCCATATCTGGTTTTGTGGAGTTCGAGAGAAAGGTATTAGAGGCTTCATTGCAACAAAGCGACTCTGAGGAAGTCCCTGATGTTACCACGAGCCCAGGTAATGACTGTCTACACGGCACAGGCCTGTACAGCCTCGCCAAGAACAATTTTCCTCTGGGAAAATATGacatcacctcctccttcaaTGTGTATAAGGCGGTGTATGCTGTGGCTCATGCTCTGCACCAAGCACTTGGCTGTGATTCTGGACAGTGCCAAATGAGGAGGGTGTATCCATGGGAG CTTCTACATTGGCTTAAACAAGTGCGCTTCTCTCTGGGCAACACCTCTGTGGACTTTGACATGAATGGTGACCCACCCACAGGATATGACATAATTTCCTGGGTTTGGAGGGGGACAAATTTGACTCTCAGGGAGGTGGGCTCCTTCAGCCCAGATCCCATTTCACTCACAGTTGATGCTGATTTAATTGAGTGGTTCAGCACAGAAGGCTCAGAAACA GTGCCTCTGTCCATCTGCTCTCCACCTTGCCCCAGAGGCCACAGGAGGATCCAAAGAGGGCAACATACATGCTGCTTCGACTGCAAGGCCTGTCCTGCTGCTACATTCCTCAATTTAAGTG ACTCCACCATTTGTCAGCCATGTCTGCCAGAGCAGTGGGCTCCCCCGAGCAGCGAGCAGTGTCTGAACAGGACCGTCTTGCTCCTCGCCTGGGACGACCCCCTCTCCATCGCCCTGCTCTTCTTTATGGCCACCTGTCTTCTCATGACCTCCAGCTCTGCAATAATATTCCTGCTCAACCTGAACACGCCAGTGGCCAAGTCAGCCGGAGGCCGCACCTGCCTCCTGATGCTGGCAGCCCTGACGGTCGCTGCCATGAGCTCTTTGTGCCACTTTGGCCAGCCGTCTCCTCTGGCCTGCATCCTCAAGCAGCCCCTATTCATGATCAGCTTCACTGTCTGCCTGGCCTGCATCACTGTGCGCGCCATCCAGGTCGtctgcatttttaaatttgcaTCTAAGCTGCCTCCGGCCTATGACAAGTGGGCCAAAAAACATGGGCCTGAGTTTACCATTTTCCTGTTGTCCCTCACCATCTTGTTCATATCCGTGCTCCGTTTGGTCTTCAAGCCTTCGGAGCCGGCCCAGGATCTTGAATTCTTCAAGGACAGCATTGTGTTGGAGTGCAGTGACACTCTCTCGCTGGGTTCAGGCTTTGAGCTGGGTTATGTATCACTGCTCAGCgtcctctgcttctctttcagCTACATGGGCAAAGACCTGCCGGCCAACTACAATGAGGCCAAGTGTGTCACCTTCAGCCTCATGGTGTACATGATCTCATGGATTAGCTTCTTCACTATCCACCTCATCAGCAGAGGCCCCTTCACCATGGCCGCATACGTGTTTGCCAAACTCCTCAGCGTCCTGGCCTTTCTCGCAGGCTACTTCCTGTCCAAAATCTATATTATTGTCTTGAAGCCACAAATGAACACGACTGCCCATTTCCAGAATTGTATTCAGATGTACACTATGAACAAATGA
- the rprd1b gene encoding regulation of nuclear pre-mRNA domain-containing protein 1B, whose protein sequence is MSSFSESALEKKLTELSSSQQSVQTLSLWIIHHRKHSALIVKVWHRELKKAKCNRKLTFLYLANDVIQNSKKKGPEFTKDFESVLVDACSHVASDADDNCKKHMDRLLNIWKERSLYRGDFIQQLKLAIEDSNSPRPSEEKKAVKRSYQKIQEDEDDDDDDYRSHNSPHITDISATQLTEELVKALQDLENAASGDAAVRQKIASLPQEVQDVSLLEKITDKDAADKLSKTVDEACLLLAEYNGRLAAELEDRRQLARMLTEYINSQREALMEREKKLEEYKQKLARVTQVRKELKSHIQSLPDLSLLPNVTGGLAPLPSAGDLFSTD, encoded by the exons ATGTCGTCCTTCTCTGAGTCGGCCCTGGAGAAGAAGCTGACGGAGCTGAGCAGCTCCCAGCAGAGCGTCCAGACTCTGTCCCTGTGGATCATCCACCACCGAAAACACTCGGCCCTCATCGTCAAAGTGTGGCACAGAGAACTGAAGAAAG CTAAATGCAACAGGAAGCTGACGTTCCTGTATCTAGCCAACGATGTCATCCAGAACAGCAAGAAGAAAGGGCCGGAGTTCACCAAAGACTTCGAGTCCGTCCTCGTCGATGCCTGCTCACACGTTGCCAG TGATGCAGATGACAACTGTAAAAAGCACATGGACAGACTACTGAACATCTGGAAGGAGAGGAGCCTCTACAGAGGCGACTTCATTCAGCAGCTCAAACTGGCCATAGAGGACTCGAACAGCCCCAGGCCTTCAG AAGAGAAGAAGGCTGTGAAACGAAGTTATCAGAAGATCCAAGAAGATGAAgacgatgacgacgacgacTACAGAAGCCACAACTCTCCTCACATCACGGACATCTCCGCAACTCAGCTG ACGGAGGAGCTGGTGAAGGCCCTGCAGGACTTGGAGAACGCTGCTTCAGGAGACGCAGCCGTTCGGCAGAAGATCGCCTCGCTGCCGCAGGAAGTACAGGATGTTTCTCTTCTGGAAAAAATCACTG ACAAGGATGCAGCAGACAAGCTGTCGAAGACGGTGGACGAAGCCTGTTTGCTGCTGGCGGAGTACAACGGCCGACtggctgcagagctggaggaccGGAGGCAGCTGGCTCGCATGCTGACTGAATACATCAACAGCCAGAGGGAGGCGctcatggagagagagaagaaactaGAG gagtATAAGCAGAAACTGGCGAGGGTGACCCAGGTGAGGAAAGAGCTAAAGTCCCACATCCAGAGTCTTCCTGACCTCTCCCTCCTGCCCAACGTCACCGGGGGTCTGGCCCCGCTCCCCTCCGCTGGAGACCTCTTCTCCACTGACTGA